The Coregonus clupeaformis isolate EN_2021a chromosome 8, ASM2061545v1, whole genome shotgun sequence genome has a segment encoding these proteins:
- the stm gene encoding protein starmaker isoform X1 translates to MLSRTLTVPLIFALAGLAISAPVTDGTEADNDGAKDGGAPTISPEVAAAAGVSAGTTDGTDSSKELAGGAVDSSTDTTDTPDASSSDTSTDTNNRDTSVETTGNPDASDAPDAAEAAGSQDTTDAADASEAVTETVDTSDIPDTDGADDRGKVSAEVSSEDLDTTDVDKSPGNDSTESPGSDSTDEALTDVQADSADVTSDDTDEATETDKDGDKSDDKTDADAATDKDDSVEDKDTELDAKAPAEEKDSAEETQTEETADSDSKQDAADSDADTDEKDDKNNSDDSKDNSKDTTEEDDKNDSDDSKDNSKDTTEEDDKNDSDDSKDTSKDTREEDDKNDSDDSKDNSKDTREEDDKPDKDDKKDSDSADNSNDDSDEVIQVPKEEPEKQEMNLEEGGVIGSQEEAEVADMEERSDVGDQKPGPEDSIEVGSPVGSQDFEPPQDSEEEAELEAKEEEELEKAEAEEERKLKTLESDSEEDSKEDSKDESAAEPDSNSKKDIGTSDAPEPQEDDSEEDTEAQPEDTDDSMMKEPKDSDSAESDKDDMDKDDMDKDDMDKDDMDKDDMDKDDMDKDDMDKDDMDKDDMDKDASDSEDDHSESDAEPDSHTDDDEMDGAETMTPDSEEIMKSDEMDLAVEATEAVTADMLDQPDQQDDTTQGASQAADAAATAPAAQS, encoded by the exons ATGTTGTCACG AACGCTGACTGTTCCTTTGATCTTTGCTTTGGCTGGTCTTGCTATCTCAGCCCCCGTTACTG atGGAACAGAGGCAGACAATGATG GTGCCAAAGATGGCGGAGCCCCCACTATCAGCCCGGAAGTTGCAGCAGCAGCTGGAGTCTCCGCAG GGACCACAGATGGGACTGACTCCAGTAAAGAGCTAGCAGGAG GTGCAGTGGATTCCTCAACTGATACAACAGACACcccag ATGCCAGTAGCAGTGATACATCCACAGACACAAACA acAGAGATACCAGTGTGGAAACCACAGGCAATCCTGATGCCTCTGATGCCCCAG ATGCAGCTGAAGCAGCAGGCAGCCAAGATACAACGGATGCAGCTG ATGCCTCTGAGGCTGTGACAGAGACCGTAGACACTTCTGATATACCAG ATACAGATGGTGCTGATGACAGGGGGAAGGTGTCAGCAGAGGTGTCATCAGAGGATTTGG ACACAACAGATGTGGATAAGTCTCCAGGAAATGACTCCACAGAGTCTCCAGGAAGTGACTCCACAG ATGAAGCGCTGACAGACGTGCAAGCGGACTCTGCTG ATGTGACCAGTGATGACACGGATGAGGCCACAGAGACGGACAAAGATGGTGACAAGAGTGACGACAAGACTGATGCAG ATGCTGCCACAGACAAAGACGACAGTGTTGAGGATAAGGACACTGAACTAGATGCTAAGGCCCCTGCAGAAGAGAAAGACAGTGCAGAAGAAACACAGACAGAGGAAACGGCGGACAGCGACAGCAAACAAGACGCTGCAGACTCAGACGCTGACACAGACGAAAAAGACGACAAGAACAACTCAGATGACAGCAAAGACAACAGCAAGGACACCACAGAAGAAGACGACAAGAACGACTCAGATGACAGCAAAGACAACAGCAAGGACACCACAGAAGAAGACGACAAGAACGACTCAGATGACAGCAAAGACACCAGCAAGGACACCAGAGAAGAAGATGACAAGAACGACTCAGATGACAGCAAAGACAACAGCAAGGACACCAGAGAAGAAGACGACAAGCCAGACAAAGATGATAAGAAAGACAGCGACAGCGCAGACAACAGCAACGATGACAGCGATGAGGTGATCCAGGTCCCCAAGGAGGAACCAGAGAAGCAGGAAATGAacctggaggagggaggagtgatTGGCAGCCAGGAAGAGGCTGAAGTAgcagacatggaggagagaagtgaTGTGGGGGACCAGAAGCCTGGCCCTGAAGACAGCATCGAGGTGGGAAGCCCTGTAGGGAGCCAAGATTTTGAGCCTCCACAGGATTCGGAGGAGGAGGCGGAGCTGGAggcaaaggaggaggaggagctagAGAAGGCggaggcggaggaggagaggaaactaAAAACATTAGAGTCTGACAGTGAGGAGGACAGTAAGGAGGACAGTAAGGATGAGAGTGCGGCTGAACCAGACTCCAACAGTAAGAAGGACATTGGGACCAGCGATGCCCCTGAACCACAAGAGGATGACAGTGAAGAGGACACTGAAGCCCAGCCAGAGGACACTGATGATAGCATGATGAAAGAGCCCAAAG ATTCTGACAGTGCTGAGTCTGACAAAGATGATATGGACAAAGATGATATGGACAAAGATGATATGGACAAGGATGATATGGACAAAGATGATATGGACAAGGATGATATGGACAAAGATGATATGGACAAGGATGATATGGACAAGGATGATATGGACAAAGATGCCTCTG ACTCAGAGGATGACCATTCTGAATCTGATGCAGAGCCAGACTCACACACAG atGACGATGAGATGGATGGGGCAGAAACAATGACTCCAGATTCAGAAG AGATAATGAAGTCTGATGAGATGGACTTGGCTGTCGAGGCAACTGAAG cTGTTACAGCTGACATGCTGGACCAACCAGACCAACAGGATGACACGACACAGGGTGCCTCGCAGG CCGCTGATGCTGCTGCCACCGCCCCAGCAGCCCAGTCTTAG
- the stm gene encoding protein starmaker isoform X5, whose amino-acid sequence MLSRTLTVPLIFALAGLAISAPVTDGTEADNDGAKDGGAPTISPEVAAAAGVSAGTTDGTDSSKELAGGAVDSSTDTTDTPDASSSDTSTDTNNRDTSVETTGNPDASDAPDAAEAAGSQDTTDAADASEAVTETVDTSDIPDTDGADDRGKVSAEVSSEDLDTTDVDKSPGNDSTESPGSDSTDEALTDVQADSADVTSDDTDEATETDKDGDKSDDKTDADAATDKDDSVEDKDTELDAKAPAEEKDSAEETQTEETADSDSKQDAADSDADTDEKDDKNNSDDSKDNSKDTTEEDDKNDSDDSKDNSKDTTEEDDKNDSDDSKDTSKDTREEDDKNDSDDSKDNSKDTREEDDKPDKDDKKDSDSADNSNDDSDEVIQVPKEEPEKQEMNLEEGGVIGSQEEAEVADMEERSDVGDQKPGPEDSIEVGSPVGSQDFEPPQDSEEEAELEAKEEEELEKAEAEEERKLKTLESDSEEDSKEDSKDESAAEPDSNSKKDIGTSDAPEPQEDDSEEDTEAQPEDTDDSMMKEPKDSDSAESDKDDMDKDDMDKDDMDKDDMDKDDMDKDDMDKDDMDKDDMDKDDMDKDASDDDEMDGAETMTPDSEEIMKSDEMDLAVEATEAVTADMLDQPDQQDDTTQGASQAADAAATAPAAQS is encoded by the exons ATGTTGTCACG AACGCTGACTGTTCCTTTGATCTTTGCTTTGGCTGGTCTTGCTATCTCAGCCCCCGTTACTG atGGAACAGAGGCAGACAATGATG GTGCCAAAGATGGCGGAGCCCCCACTATCAGCCCGGAAGTTGCAGCAGCAGCTGGAGTCTCCGCAG GGACCACAGATGGGACTGACTCCAGTAAAGAGCTAGCAGGAG GTGCAGTGGATTCCTCAACTGATACAACAGACACcccag ATGCCAGTAGCAGTGATACATCCACAGACACAAACA acAGAGATACCAGTGTGGAAACCACAGGCAATCCTGATGCCTCTGATGCCCCAG ATGCAGCTGAAGCAGCAGGCAGCCAAGATACAACGGATGCAGCTG ATGCCTCTGAGGCTGTGACAGAGACCGTAGACACTTCTGATATACCAG ATACAGATGGTGCTGATGACAGGGGGAAGGTGTCAGCAGAGGTGTCATCAGAGGATTTGG ACACAACAGATGTGGATAAGTCTCCAGGAAATGACTCCACAGAGTCTCCAGGAAGTGACTCCACAG ATGAAGCGCTGACAGACGTGCAAGCGGACTCTGCTG ATGTGACCAGTGATGACACGGATGAGGCCACAGAGACGGACAAAGATGGTGACAAGAGTGACGACAAGACTGATGCAG ATGCTGCCACAGACAAAGACGACAGTGTTGAGGATAAGGACACTGAACTAGATGCTAAGGCCCCTGCAGAAGAGAAAGACAGTGCAGAAGAAACACAGACAGAGGAAACGGCGGACAGCGACAGCAAACAAGACGCTGCAGACTCAGACGCTGACACAGACGAAAAAGACGACAAGAACAACTCAGATGACAGCAAAGACAACAGCAAGGACACCACAGAAGAAGACGACAAGAACGACTCAGATGACAGCAAAGACAACAGCAAGGACACCACAGAAGAAGACGACAAGAACGACTCAGATGACAGCAAAGACACCAGCAAGGACACCAGAGAAGAAGATGACAAGAACGACTCAGATGACAGCAAAGACAACAGCAAGGACACCAGAGAAGAAGACGACAAGCCAGACAAAGATGATAAGAAAGACAGCGACAGCGCAGACAACAGCAACGATGACAGCGATGAGGTGATCCAGGTCCCCAAGGAGGAACCAGAGAAGCAGGAAATGAacctggaggagggaggagtgatTGGCAGCCAGGAAGAGGCTGAAGTAgcagacatggaggagagaagtgaTGTGGGGGACCAGAAGCCTGGCCCTGAAGACAGCATCGAGGTGGGAAGCCCTGTAGGGAGCCAAGATTTTGAGCCTCCACAGGATTCGGAGGAGGAGGCGGAGCTGGAggcaaaggaggaggaggagctagAGAAGGCggaggcggaggaggagaggaaactaAAAACATTAGAGTCTGACAGTGAGGAGGACAGTAAGGAGGACAGTAAGGATGAGAGTGCGGCTGAACCAGACTCCAACAGTAAGAAGGACATTGGGACCAGCGATGCCCCTGAACCACAAGAGGATGACAGTGAAGAGGACACTGAAGCCCAGCCAGAGGACACTGATGATAGCATGATGAAAGAGCCCAAAG ATTCTGACAGTGCTGAGTCTGACAAAGATGATATGGACAAAGATGATATGGACAAAGATGATATGGACAAGGATGATATGGACAAAGATGATATGGACAAGGATGATATGGACAAAGATGATATGGACAAGGATGATATGGACAAGGATGATATGGACAAAGATGCCTCTG atGACGATGAGATGGATGGGGCAGAAACAATGACTCCAGATTCAGAAG AGATAATGAAGTCTGATGAGATGGACTTGGCTGTCGAGGCAACTGAAG cTGTTACAGCTGACATGCTGGACCAACCAGACCAACAGGATGACACGACACAGGGTGCCTCGCAGG CCGCTGATGCTGCTGCCACCGCCCCAGCAGCCCAGTCTTAG
- the stm gene encoding protein starmaker isoform X2 yields the protein MLSRTLTVPLIFALAGLAISAPVTDGTEADNDGAKDGGAPTISPEVAAAAGVSAGTTDGTDSSKELAGGAVDSSTDTTDTPDASSSDTSTDTNNRDTSVETTGNPDASDAPAEAAGSQDTTDAADASEAVTETVDTSDIPDTDGADDRGKVSAEVSSEDLDTTDVDKSPGNDSTESPGSDSTDEALTDVQADSADVTSDDTDEATETDKDGDKSDDKTDADAATDKDDSVEDKDTELDAKAPAEEKDSAEETQTEETADSDSKQDAADSDADTDEKDDKNNSDDSKDNSKDTTEEDDKNDSDDSKDNSKDTTEEDDKNDSDDSKDTSKDTREEDDKNDSDDSKDNSKDTREEDDKPDKDDKKDSDSADNSNDDSDEVIQVPKEEPEKQEMNLEEGGVIGSQEEAEVADMEERSDVGDQKPGPEDSIEVGSPVGSQDFEPPQDSEEEAELEAKEEEELEKAEAEEERKLKTLESDSEEDSKEDSKDESAAEPDSNSKKDIGTSDAPEPQEDDSEEDTEAQPEDTDDSMMKEPKDSDSAESDKDDMDKDDMDKDDMDKDDMDKDDMDKDDMDKDDMDKDDMDKDDMDKDASDSEDDHSESDAEPDSHTDDDEMDGAETMTPDSEEIMKSDEMDLAVEATEAVTADMLDQPDQQDDTTQGASQAADAAATAPAAQS from the exons ATGTTGTCACG AACGCTGACTGTTCCTTTGATCTTTGCTTTGGCTGGTCTTGCTATCTCAGCCCCCGTTACTG atGGAACAGAGGCAGACAATGATG GTGCCAAAGATGGCGGAGCCCCCACTATCAGCCCGGAAGTTGCAGCAGCAGCTGGAGTCTCCGCAG GGACCACAGATGGGACTGACTCCAGTAAAGAGCTAGCAGGAG GTGCAGTGGATTCCTCAACTGATACAACAGACACcccag ATGCCAGTAGCAGTGATACATCCACAGACACAAACA acAGAGATACCAGTGTGGAAACCACAGGCAATCCTGATGCCTCTGATGCCCCAG CTGAAGCAGCAGGCAGCCAAGATACAACGGATGCAGCTG ATGCCTCTGAGGCTGTGACAGAGACCGTAGACACTTCTGATATACCAG ATACAGATGGTGCTGATGACAGGGGGAAGGTGTCAGCAGAGGTGTCATCAGAGGATTTGG ACACAACAGATGTGGATAAGTCTCCAGGAAATGACTCCACAGAGTCTCCAGGAAGTGACTCCACAG ATGAAGCGCTGACAGACGTGCAAGCGGACTCTGCTG ATGTGACCAGTGATGACACGGATGAGGCCACAGAGACGGACAAAGATGGTGACAAGAGTGACGACAAGACTGATGCAG ATGCTGCCACAGACAAAGACGACAGTGTTGAGGATAAGGACACTGAACTAGATGCTAAGGCCCCTGCAGAAGAGAAAGACAGTGCAGAAGAAACACAGACAGAGGAAACGGCGGACAGCGACAGCAAACAAGACGCTGCAGACTCAGACGCTGACACAGACGAAAAAGACGACAAGAACAACTCAGATGACAGCAAAGACAACAGCAAGGACACCACAGAAGAAGACGACAAGAACGACTCAGATGACAGCAAAGACAACAGCAAGGACACCACAGAAGAAGACGACAAGAACGACTCAGATGACAGCAAAGACACCAGCAAGGACACCAGAGAAGAAGATGACAAGAACGACTCAGATGACAGCAAAGACAACAGCAAGGACACCAGAGAAGAAGACGACAAGCCAGACAAAGATGATAAGAAAGACAGCGACAGCGCAGACAACAGCAACGATGACAGCGATGAGGTGATCCAGGTCCCCAAGGAGGAACCAGAGAAGCAGGAAATGAacctggaggagggaggagtgatTGGCAGCCAGGAAGAGGCTGAAGTAgcagacatggaggagagaagtgaTGTGGGGGACCAGAAGCCTGGCCCTGAAGACAGCATCGAGGTGGGAAGCCCTGTAGGGAGCCAAGATTTTGAGCCTCCACAGGATTCGGAGGAGGAGGCGGAGCTGGAggcaaaggaggaggaggagctagAGAAGGCggaggcggaggaggagaggaaactaAAAACATTAGAGTCTGACAGTGAGGAGGACAGTAAGGAGGACAGTAAGGATGAGAGTGCGGCTGAACCAGACTCCAACAGTAAGAAGGACATTGGGACCAGCGATGCCCCTGAACCACAAGAGGATGACAGTGAAGAGGACACTGAAGCCCAGCCAGAGGACACTGATGATAGCATGATGAAAGAGCCCAAAG ATTCTGACAGTGCTGAGTCTGACAAAGATGATATGGACAAAGATGATATGGACAAAGATGATATGGACAAGGATGATATGGACAAAGATGATATGGACAAGGATGATATGGACAAAGATGATATGGACAAGGATGATATGGACAAGGATGATATGGACAAAGATGCCTCTG ACTCAGAGGATGACCATTCTGAATCTGATGCAGAGCCAGACTCACACACAG atGACGATGAGATGGATGGGGCAGAAACAATGACTCCAGATTCAGAAG AGATAATGAAGTCTGATGAGATGGACTTGGCTGTCGAGGCAACTGAAG cTGTTACAGCTGACATGCTGGACCAACCAGACCAACAGGATGACACGACACAGGGTGCCTCGCAGG CCGCTGATGCTGCTGCCACCGCCCCAGCAGCCCAGTCTTAG
- the stm gene encoding protein starmaker isoform X3 produces the protein MLSRTLTVPLIFALAGLAISAPVTDGTEADNDGAKDGGAPTISPEVAAAAGVSAGTTDGTDSSKELAGGAVDSSTDTTDTPDRDTSVETTGNPDASDAPDAAEAAGSQDTTDAADASEAVTETVDTSDIPDTDGADDRGKVSAEVSSEDLDTTDVDKSPGNDSTESPGSDSTDEALTDVQADSADVTSDDTDEATETDKDGDKSDDKTDADAATDKDDSVEDKDTELDAKAPAEEKDSAEETQTEETADSDSKQDAADSDADTDEKDDKNNSDDSKDNSKDTTEEDDKNDSDDSKDNSKDTTEEDDKNDSDDSKDTSKDTREEDDKNDSDDSKDNSKDTREEDDKPDKDDKKDSDSADNSNDDSDEVIQVPKEEPEKQEMNLEEGGVIGSQEEAEVADMEERSDVGDQKPGPEDSIEVGSPVGSQDFEPPQDSEEEAELEAKEEEELEKAEAEEERKLKTLESDSEEDSKEDSKDESAAEPDSNSKKDIGTSDAPEPQEDDSEEDTEAQPEDTDDSMMKEPKDSDSAESDKDDMDKDDMDKDDMDKDDMDKDDMDKDDMDKDDMDKDDMDKDDMDKDASDSEDDHSESDAEPDSHTDDDEMDGAETMTPDSEEIMKSDEMDLAVEATEAVTADMLDQPDQQDDTTQGASQAADAAATAPAAQS, from the exons ATGTTGTCACG AACGCTGACTGTTCCTTTGATCTTTGCTTTGGCTGGTCTTGCTATCTCAGCCCCCGTTACTG atGGAACAGAGGCAGACAATGATG GTGCCAAAGATGGCGGAGCCCCCACTATCAGCCCGGAAGTTGCAGCAGCAGCTGGAGTCTCCGCAG GGACCACAGATGGGACTGACTCCAGTAAAGAGCTAGCAGGAG GTGCAGTGGATTCCTCAACTGATACAACAGACACcccag acAGAGATACCAGTGTGGAAACCACAGGCAATCCTGATGCCTCTGATGCCCCAG ATGCAGCTGAAGCAGCAGGCAGCCAAGATACAACGGATGCAGCTG ATGCCTCTGAGGCTGTGACAGAGACCGTAGACACTTCTGATATACCAG ATACAGATGGTGCTGATGACAGGGGGAAGGTGTCAGCAGAGGTGTCATCAGAGGATTTGG ACACAACAGATGTGGATAAGTCTCCAGGAAATGACTCCACAGAGTCTCCAGGAAGTGACTCCACAG ATGAAGCGCTGACAGACGTGCAAGCGGACTCTGCTG ATGTGACCAGTGATGACACGGATGAGGCCACAGAGACGGACAAAGATGGTGACAAGAGTGACGACAAGACTGATGCAG ATGCTGCCACAGACAAAGACGACAGTGTTGAGGATAAGGACACTGAACTAGATGCTAAGGCCCCTGCAGAAGAGAAAGACAGTGCAGAAGAAACACAGACAGAGGAAACGGCGGACAGCGACAGCAAACAAGACGCTGCAGACTCAGACGCTGACACAGACGAAAAAGACGACAAGAACAACTCAGATGACAGCAAAGACAACAGCAAGGACACCACAGAAGAAGACGACAAGAACGACTCAGATGACAGCAAAGACAACAGCAAGGACACCACAGAAGAAGACGACAAGAACGACTCAGATGACAGCAAAGACACCAGCAAGGACACCAGAGAAGAAGATGACAAGAACGACTCAGATGACAGCAAAGACAACAGCAAGGACACCAGAGAAGAAGACGACAAGCCAGACAAAGATGATAAGAAAGACAGCGACAGCGCAGACAACAGCAACGATGACAGCGATGAGGTGATCCAGGTCCCCAAGGAGGAACCAGAGAAGCAGGAAATGAacctggaggagggaggagtgatTGGCAGCCAGGAAGAGGCTGAAGTAgcagacatggaggagagaagtgaTGTGGGGGACCAGAAGCCTGGCCCTGAAGACAGCATCGAGGTGGGAAGCCCTGTAGGGAGCCAAGATTTTGAGCCTCCACAGGATTCGGAGGAGGAGGCGGAGCTGGAggcaaaggaggaggaggagctagAGAAGGCggaggcggaggaggagaggaaactaAAAACATTAGAGTCTGACAGTGAGGAGGACAGTAAGGAGGACAGTAAGGATGAGAGTGCGGCTGAACCAGACTCCAACAGTAAGAAGGACATTGGGACCAGCGATGCCCCTGAACCACAAGAGGATGACAGTGAAGAGGACACTGAAGCCCAGCCAGAGGACACTGATGATAGCATGATGAAAGAGCCCAAAG ATTCTGACAGTGCTGAGTCTGACAAAGATGATATGGACAAAGATGATATGGACAAAGATGATATGGACAAGGATGATATGGACAAAGATGATATGGACAAGGATGATATGGACAAAGATGATATGGACAAGGATGATATGGACAAGGATGATATGGACAAAGATGCCTCTG ACTCAGAGGATGACCATTCTGAATCTGATGCAGAGCCAGACTCACACACAG atGACGATGAGATGGATGGGGCAGAAACAATGACTCCAGATTCAGAAG AGATAATGAAGTCTGATGAGATGGACTTGGCTGTCGAGGCAACTGAAG cTGTTACAGCTGACATGCTGGACCAACCAGACCAACAGGATGACACGACACAGGGTGCCTCGCAGG CCGCTGATGCTGCTGCCACCGCCCCAGCAGCCCAGTCTTAG
- the stm gene encoding protein starmaker isoform X4: MLSRTLTVPLIFALAGLAISAPVTDGTEADNDGAKDGGAPTISPEVAAAAGVSAGTTDGTDSSKELAGGAVDSSTDTTDTPDRDTSVETTGNPDASDAPAEAAGSQDTTDAADASEAVTETVDTSDIPDTDGADDRGKVSAEVSSEDLDTTDVDKSPGNDSTESPGSDSTDEALTDVQADSADVTSDDTDEATETDKDGDKSDDKTDADAATDKDDSVEDKDTELDAKAPAEEKDSAEETQTEETADSDSKQDAADSDADTDEKDDKNNSDDSKDNSKDTTEEDDKNDSDDSKDNSKDTTEEDDKNDSDDSKDTSKDTREEDDKNDSDDSKDNSKDTREEDDKPDKDDKKDSDSADNSNDDSDEVIQVPKEEPEKQEMNLEEGGVIGSQEEAEVADMEERSDVGDQKPGPEDSIEVGSPVGSQDFEPPQDSEEEAELEAKEEEELEKAEAEEERKLKTLESDSEEDSKEDSKDESAAEPDSNSKKDIGTSDAPEPQEDDSEEDTEAQPEDTDDSMMKEPKDSDSAESDKDDMDKDDMDKDDMDKDDMDKDDMDKDDMDKDDMDKDDMDKDDMDKDASDSEDDHSESDAEPDSHTDDDEMDGAETMTPDSEEIMKSDEMDLAVEATEAVTADMLDQPDQQDDTTQGASQAADAAATAPAAQS, from the exons ATGTTGTCACG AACGCTGACTGTTCCTTTGATCTTTGCTTTGGCTGGTCTTGCTATCTCAGCCCCCGTTACTG atGGAACAGAGGCAGACAATGATG GTGCCAAAGATGGCGGAGCCCCCACTATCAGCCCGGAAGTTGCAGCAGCAGCTGGAGTCTCCGCAG GGACCACAGATGGGACTGACTCCAGTAAAGAGCTAGCAGGAG GTGCAGTGGATTCCTCAACTGATACAACAGACACcccag acAGAGATACCAGTGTGGAAACCACAGGCAATCCTGATGCCTCTGATGCCCCAG CTGAAGCAGCAGGCAGCCAAGATACAACGGATGCAGCTG ATGCCTCTGAGGCTGTGACAGAGACCGTAGACACTTCTGATATACCAG ATACAGATGGTGCTGATGACAGGGGGAAGGTGTCAGCAGAGGTGTCATCAGAGGATTTGG ACACAACAGATGTGGATAAGTCTCCAGGAAATGACTCCACAGAGTCTCCAGGAAGTGACTCCACAG ATGAAGCGCTGACAGACGTGCAAGCGGACTCTGCTG ATGTGACCAGTGATGACACGGATGAGGCCACAGAGACGGACAAAGATGGTGACAAGAGTGACGACAAGACTGATGCAG ATGCTGCCACAGACAAAGACGACAGTGTTGAGGATAAGGACACTGAACTAGATGCTAAGGCCCCTGCAGAAGAGAAAGACAGTGCAGAAGAAACACAGACAGAGGAAACGGCGGACAGCGACAGCAAACAAGACGCTGCAGACTCAGACGCTGACACAGACGAAAAAGACGACAAGAACAACTCAGATGACAGCAAAGACAACAGCAAGGACACCACAGAAGAAGACGACAAGAACGACTCAGATGACAGCAAAGACAACAGCAAGGACACCACAGAAGAAGACGACAAGAACGACTCAGATGACAGCAAAGACACCAGCAAGGACACCAGAGAAGAAGATGACAAGAACGACTCAGATGACAGCAAAGACAACAGCAAGGACACCAGAGAAGAAGACGACAAGCCAGACAAAGATGATAAGAAAGACAGCGACAGCGCAGACAACAGCAACGATGACAGCGATGAGGTGATCCAGGTCCCCAAGGAGGAACCAGAGAAGCAGGAAATGAacctggaggagggaggagtgatTGGCAGCCAGGAAGAGGCTGAAGTAgcagacatggaggagagaagtgaTGTGGGGGACCAGAAGCCTGGCCCTGAAGACAGCATCGAGGTGGGAAGCCCTGTAGGGAGCCAAGATTTTGAGCCTCCACAGGATTCGGAGGAGGAGGCGGAGCTGGAggcaaaggaggaggaggagctagAGAAGGCggaggcggaggaggagaggaaactaAAAACATTAGAGTCTGACAGTGAGGAGGACAGTAAGGAGGACAGTAAGGATGAGAGTGCGGCTGAACCAGACTCCAACAGTAAGAAGGACATTGGGACCAGCGATGCCCCTGAACCACAAGAGGATGACAGTGAAGAGGACACTGAAGCCCAGCCAGAGGACACTGATGATAGCATGATGAAAGAGCCCAAAG ATTCTGACAGTGCTGAGTCTGACAAAGATGATATGGACAAAGATGATATGGACAAAGATGATATGGACAAGGATGATATGGACAAAGATGATATGGACAAGGATGATATGGACAAAGATGATATGGACAAGGATGATATGGACAAGGATGATATGGACAAAGATGCCTCTG ACTCAGAGGATGACCATTCTGAATCTGATGCAGAGCCAGACTCACACACAG atGACGATGAGATGGATGGGGCAGAAACAATGACTCCAGATTCAGAAG AGATAATGAAGTCTGATGAGATGGACTTGGCTGTCGAGGCAACTGAAG cTGTTACAGCTGACATGCTGGACCAACCAGACCAACAGGATGACACGACACAGGGTGCCTCGCAGG CCGCTGATGCTGCTGCCACCGCCCCAGCAGCCCAGTCTTAG